The following are encoded together in the Ictalurus furcatus strain D&B unplaced genomic scaffold, Billie_1.0 scf4, whole genome shotgun sequence genome:
- the LOC128604855 gene encoding kinetochore-associated protein 1-like, with the protein MCLKFSLDLVHKLLKSDTLQEELQTRGESFTSKLQYQRSATENVFMTFQLDCPELLKLTGLPGRLIVSLFEHSSVVEHVKSPAGQTSPGESKSHHADPKHQYSSNHAPF; encoded by the exons ATGTGTTTGAAATTCAGCTTGGACCTCGTACACAAATTGCTGAAGTCTGATACGCTACAG gaggagcTACAGACGAGGGGAGAGAGCTTCACCTCGAAGCTGCAGTATCAGCGGTCAGCCACAGAGAACGTGTTCATGACTTTTCAGCTGGACTGCCCCGAGCTGCTGAAGCTCACGGGACTGCCCGGCCGTCTCATCGTGTCTCTGTTCGAGCACAGCTCAGTGGTGGAGCACgtgaagagtcctgctggacaGACCTCCCCTGGTGAGAGTAAATCTCACCATGCAGACCCTAAGCACCAATACTCAAGCAATCACGCaccattttga